A part of Lacibacter sp. H407 genomic DNA contains:
- a CDS encoding type I restriction endonuclease subunit R, producing MSRYLAESTIEDAAIEWLTAINGYSYSHGADIHRPLTKVVLEDRLEQFLQKRYSHVPAKLLTEVKQEFLYNKGTDLQYRNHDFHKKLSKGISKNWKDNAGKQYFEHFYPVDYDNWQNNDFLVVNQFSIEGRNKRRPDLLIFINGLPLVLFEFKNMFDAEATVENAFNQVQHYIEDIPALFEYNALTIISDGATTLHGMYSSGFEWFAAWKSTDGINTVSNDFALDTLINGLLLPQRLLQYIRFYIFHEPDKGKLIKKGAKYHQFFGIQFALEQTKASIRPVGDGKIGVIWHTTRSGKSITMAIYTGILRQLPELKNPTIVVQVDRFDLNKQLYEDFVAAKDLVGDVQLASSADDLRKLLSADGGGVIFSTIEKFRLKETEDGKEAKHPELSTRENIIVIADECHRTQYGLLQGFARNLRNALPNASFIGFTGTPVDSKDADTEAVFGEIIHRYDIKQATEDKAVVPIYYEPRLAKLHLANTNIEEEAEEITEGLTDNQKNKVLWAAAEDAAGAAERVEEVATDILKHYLQRISTLEGKAMIVCMSRRNCVKMYDAITALEGCPEVAVIMTTNIAKDPVAWKPHVRTKEAMEAVKARFKDPDDALKIVIVRDMWLTGFDNPALHTMYVDKIMNGHNLIQAINRVSTVFRDKPSGLIVDYIGIGDNLSAATKKYTGSGGSGDVTIPVQEAFDMAKDEIAALKALLPAGTDYSRWMSMSNGDQLRLISTVVNSIVAEEERSKDFLLFEKRLSGLAPIIKSHDEIEEITLDIIFFQHVGAAVRKIKYPVTNIRQKEGQIKELIHRSIESEAVVDVFAMAGIPKFDISIINDDFLAAAKEKKSGNELKLELIRQIINNEIKVRANSNLIKYRKLKESVEKIINDYHNHFFDSLVALQKLREVAGEMQDEDNRRKQLGFTEEEEAFYEILAKHKTAISDFSLIQELVKEITANIKKNLQIDWYKKPDAKAQILLAVKRSLLKKGVSQELKDILDEIMEQAEARYKEWFGEEEVA from the coding sequence ATGAGCCGCTACCTCGCCGAAAGTACTATTGAAGATGCCGCTATTGAATGGCTTACCGCCATCAATGGTTACAGCTATTCACATGGAGCAGACATTCACCGTCCACTCACCAAAGTAGTGCTCGAAGATCGGTTGGAGCAGTTCCTGCAAAAACGCTACAGCCATGTACCCGCCAAATTACTCACCGAGGTAAAACAGGAATTCCTGTATAACAAAGGCACCGATCTGCAATACCGCAATCATGATTTTCATAAGAAGTTAAGTAAGGGAATTAGCAAGAACTGGAAAGACAATGCAGGCAAACAATACTTTGAACACTTCTACCCTGTTGATTATGACAATTGGCAGAACAATGATTTTCTGGTGGTTAACCAGTTCAGCATCGAAGGCCGTAACAAACGCCGTCCCGATCTGCTGATTTTTATTAATGGGTTGCCGCTTGTGTTGTTTGAATTTAAAAACATGTTTGATGCTGAGGCAACGGTGGAAAATGCATTTAACCAGGTGCAGCATTACATCGAAGATATTCCGGCCCTGTTCGAATACAATGCACTTACCATCATCAGCGATGGGGCCACTACCCTGCATGGTATGTACAGCAGCGGTTTCGAATGGTTTGCTGCATGGAAAAGTACCGATGGCATTAATACCGTAAGTAACGATTTTGCATTAGATACACTCATTAACGGTTTGCTGTTGCCGCAACGTTTGCTGCAATACATCCGCTTTTATATTTTTCACGAACCCGATAAAGGAAAGCTTATTAAGAAAGGTGCCAAGTATCACCAGTTTTTCGGGATACAGTTTGCACTGGAGCAAACAAAAGCATCGATCCGTCCGGTAGGCGATGGTAAGATCGGTGTCATCTGGCATACCACCCGCAGTGGTAAGAGTATTACCATGGCTATTTACACGGGTATCCTGCGACAATTACCCGAATTAAAAAATCCAACCATTGTCGTTCAGGTCGATCGCTTTGATCTCAACAAACAACTGTACGAAGATTTTGTAGCAGCCAAAGATTTAGTAGGCGATGTGCAGCTAGCCAGCAGTGCCGATGATTTACGTAAACTCTTAAGTGCCGATGGTGGCGGTGTGATTTTTAGCACCATTGAAAAGTTCCGGTTAAAAGAAACGGAAGATGGGAAGGAAGCAAAACACCCGGAGCTGAGTACAAGAGAAAATATTATTGTAATTGCCGATGAATGTCACCGTACACAATATGGTTTGCTGCAGGGCTTTGCACGCAACCTGCGTAATGCGTTGCCCAATGCATCGTTCATTGGTTTTACCGGCACACCGGTTGACAGTAAGGATGCTGATACCGAAGCTGTGTTTGGTGAGATCATTCACCGGTACGATATTAAACAGGCAACGGAAGACAAAGCTGTTGTACCTATTTATTACGAACCACGCTTGGCAAAACTGCATTTAGCCAATACCAACATTGAAGAAGAAGCCGAAGAAATTACCGAAGGCTTAACCGATAACCAGAAGAACAAAGTTTTGTGGGCTGCTGCTGAAGATGCAGCAGGTGCAGCGGAACGTGTAGAGGAAGTGGCAACAGACATCTTGAAACATTACCTGCAACGCATCAGCACACTCGAAGGCAAGGCCATGATTGTGTGTATGAGTCGCCGTAACTGTGTAAAAATGTATGATGCTATTACTGCATTGGAAGGTTGCCCTGAAGTGGCGGTGATCATGACCACCAATATTGCCAAAGATCCGGTGGCATGGAAACCGCATGTACGCACCAAAGAAGCCATGGAAGCGGTGAAGGCACGGTTTAAAGATCCGGATGATGCATTGAAGATTGTGATCGTAAGGGATATGTGGCTTACAGGTTTTGATAATCCTGCTTTGCATACAATGTATGTTGATAAGATCATGAATGGTCATAACCTCATACAGGCCATTAACCGTGTAAGTACCGTGTTTCGAGATAAGCCCAGTGGTTTGATTGTAGATTATATCGGCATTGGTGACAACCTGAGTGCAGCCACTAAAAAATATACGGGCAGTGGTGGCAGTGGTGATGTTACTATCCCTGTACAGGAAGCGTTTGACATGGCGAAGGATGAAATTGCTGCCTTAAAAGCATTGCTGCCTGCAGGTACCGATTACAGCAGGTGGATGAGTATGAGTAATGGTGATCAATTGCGTTTGATCAGCACCGTGGTGAATAGTATTGTTGCCGAAGAAGAACGGAGCAAAGATTTCCTGTTGTTCGAAAAACGTTTGAGTGGACTGGCGCCGATTATTAAAAGTCATGATGAAATAGAAGAGATTACACTCGATATTATTTTCTTCCAGCACGTAGGTGCTGCAGTGCGTAAGATCAAATACCCTGTTACCAATATAAGGCAGAAAGAAGGACAGATCAAAGAACTCATTCACCGCAGCATTGAAAGCGAAGCAGTGGTGGATGTATTTGCCATGGCCGGTATTCCGAAGTTTGATATTTCGATTATCAATGATGATTTCCTGGCAGCAGCGAAAGAAAAGAAAAGCGGTAATGAACTGAAGCTGGAACTGATCCGCCAAATCATTAACAACGAAATAAAAGTACGTGCCAACAGCAACCTCATTAAATACCGTAAGCTGAAAGAATCGGTCGAAAAGATCATTAACGATTACCACAATCATTTCTTTGACAGCTTGGTTGCACTGCAAAAACTCCGTGAAGTGGCAGGTGAAATGCAGGATGAAGATAACCGCCGCAAACAACTTGGCTTTACTGAAGAGGAAGAAGCCTTTTATGAAATACTGGCCAAGCACAAAACAGCCATCAGCGATTTCTCGTTGATACAGGAGCTGGTAAAAGAAATTACCGCCAATATTAAAAAGAACTTACAGATCGATTGGTATAAAAAGCCCGATGCTAAAGCACAGATATTACTGGCCGTAAAACGCAGCTTGCTGAAGAAAGGTGTAAGCCAGGAGTTGAAGGATATCTTGGATGAGATTATGGAACAGGCGGAGGCAAGGTATAAGGAATGGTTTGGGGAGGAAGAGGTGGC
- a CDS encoding sensor histidine kinase — translation MNTNNFQPTTTVQFLKRQSIQRKLPFLIFVLLLVMMLAFGWLSYRGIRNASENAATERLLMLAQQLAGNYTQMAVPVMNATKAAAASPAVKSFLLSNGKDSAASVQRLMERLQPDTTWIHVQLLDVNKKQLAASKDAGYNSINLSTLFPGYPSIADTNLISKLYEKEEAFYYSLCAAVVHNGKLVGYLLRWRKMYNSKDNIERVLKLLGKEVRVYVGNADGSMWSDLRTTVTGLPATKGVDNAVVTYSNNGEHYLAAQALVQNAAWKVMVTTPQRMVIQPANEFLKIAISSAVLLLVIGIVLTWLLSRRITQPIEKLAVAARGIAQGDFSQTVQLKRADELGVLADAFNRMAKEVNDTQKNLEANVVQRTAQLEKANQELEAFSYSVSHDLRAPLRAVSGYAYMLQEDHSASLNDDGKRIVGTIITNARMMGQLIDDLISFSRINRKESNVQEVDMQQLVEQIIAELKTQRTDKHYQFTVHALPTCTTDPQLIKQVWINLIDNAMKYSSQKEKPVIEIGTTTSNGITEYYVKDNGVGFDMKYSEKLFGVFQRLHRQDEFEGTGIGLALAKRIVERQQGSIRAESSIGNGAVFAFSFC, via the coding sequence ATGAATACCAACAATTTCCAACCAACAACAACTGTTCAATTCCTGAAACGACAGTCGATCCAACGGAAACTGCCTTTTCTCATTTTTGTATTGTTACTTGTTATGATGCTGGCTTTTGGTTGGCTTTCGTATAGAGGGATCCGCAATGCGTCAGAGAATGCAGCAACGGAGCGGTTGTTAATGTTGGCCCAACAACTGGCTGGAAATTACACACAAATGGCGGTGCCGGTAATGAATGCAACAAAAGCAGCCGCTGCAAGTCCTGCAGTAAAATCGTTTCTTCTTTCGAACGGAAAAGATTCTGCGGCTTCGGTTCAACGATTGATGGAACGCTTGCAACCCGATACAACCTGGATTCATGTACAGTTGCTGGATGTAAACAAAAAACAATTGGCAGCATCCAAGGATGCCGGATATAATTCCATCAACTTATCAACCCTCTTTCCCGGTTATCCATCAATAGCCGACACCAATCTCATCAGTAAATTATACGAAAAAGAGGAAGCCTTCTACTATTCATTATGTGCAGCAGTAGTGCATAATGGTAAGTTGGTCGGTTATTTACTGCGTTGGCGAAAAATGTATAATTCAAAAGATAATATTGAGCGTGTATTAAAATTGTTGGGGAAAGAAGTGCGGGTGTATGTTGGTAATGCAGATGGCAGTATGTGGAGCGATCTGCGTACTACGGTTACTGGATTGCCGGCAACAAAAGGTGTAGATAATGCTGTTGTAACGTATTCTAACAACGGGGAACATTATCTGGCAGCTCAGGCACTTGTGCAGAATGCGGCATGGAAAGTGATGGTAACAACACCGCAGCGAATGGTAATACAACCCGCAAATGAATTTTTAAAAATTGCCATCAGCAGTGCAGTGTTGCTTCTGGTAATCGGAATTGTACTAACGTGGCTCCTTAGCCGCAGAATTACACAGCCTATTGAAAAACTGGCGGTGGCAGCACGTGGTATTGCACAAGGTGATTTTTCACAAACCGTTCAATTAAAACGTGCTGATGAATTAGGCGTGCTGGCCGATGCATTTAATCGCATGGCAAAGGAAGTAAACGACACACAAAAAAATCTGGAAGCGAACGTAGTACAACGAACAGCGCAACTGGAGAAAGCCAATCAGGAACTGGAAGCATTTTCGTATTCTGTATCGCACGACTTGCGTGCGCCATTGCGTGCAGTAAGTGGATATGCTTATATGTTGCAGGAAGACCATTCCGCTTCGTTAAATGATGATGGTAAGCGAATAGTTGGCACGATTATCACCAATGCACGTATGATGGGTCAACTGATCGATGATTTGATCAGTTTTTCACGCATCAACCGCAAAGAATCCAATGTGCAGGAAGTAGATATGCAACAGTTGGTGGAGCAGATAATTGCTGAACTCAAAACGCAACGCACCGATAAGCATTACCAGTTTACTGTACATGCTTTGCCTACCTGCACTACTGATCCGCAGTTGATCAAACAGGTTTGGATAAACCTGATCGACAATGCCATGAAATATTCTTCTCAAAAAGAGAAGCCTGTTATTGAAATTGGAACAACTACTTCCAACGGAATAACAGAATACTATGTGAAAGATAATGGAGTAGGCTTTGATATGAAGTACAGTGAAAAACTGTTTGGTGTGTTTCAACGTTTGCACCGGCAGGATGAATTTGAAGGCACCGGCATTGGACTGGCATTGGCAAAACGGATCGTAGAACGGCAACAGGGCTCTATACGTGCCGAAAGCAGTATTGGCAATGGAGCTGTTTTTGCGTTCAGCTTTTGCTGA
- a CDS encoding type I restriction-modification system subunit M yields the protein MAKAKKENTKPKADIDFEQELWDAANELRGAVAENQYKDYVLSLLFLKHMSERYEMRKEEIKSEFTNPKSDYYTSDEAVQLSFLEDELEYQVKNVYKIPEEATWTYLKDNATRDDIKVIVDKAFVLIDEILAQRNEEFKGVMEPIFVKSQLSPTQVAGLINMFSHDKFSEAKNPESDIYGRVYEYYIGKFAMAEGSGAGQFFTPGSVVRLLVEMIEPMKGRIMDLACGSGGMFVQSLKFVTAHGGSSNDISIYGQERYEGTLRLCKMNLLLRNLSFDVKLGDSLLNDRFPQLKADYALMNPPFNISKWHPEDLSENDPRLFGAKEQFTTDGNANYMWFQTLWHHLSEKGTAAVVMANGAMTTGNQGEKNVREHMIEKGMVDCIVQMPDKLFLTTGIPACIFILSKNRDGKDGLHRERKNEILFIDARKLGHMVNRRLRVFEDADVNKIADTYHRWRNVPSQTSLRGTKQSPPYEDVEGFSKSATLAEVKANGYILSPGRYVGTEAEEDDGISFEEKMNHLTQQLKQQFAESDKLEQQIKENLKSIGFEIN from the coding sequence ATGGCCAAAGCAAAAAAAGAAAACACCAAACCCAAAGCCGATATTGATTTTGAACAGGAACTATGGGATGCTGCCAATGAACTACGGGGTGCAGTAGCCGAAAACCAGTATAAAGATTACGTACTCTCCCTCCTCTTTCTCAAACACATGAGCGAACGCTACGAAATGCGCAAAGAGGAAATCAAAAGCGAATTCACAAATCCCAAGTCTGATTACTATACATCCGATGAAGCTGTACAACTCAGCTTTCTCGAAGATGAACTGGAGTACCAGGTAAAGAACGTGTACAAGATACCCGAAGAAGCAACCTGGACTTATTTAAAAGACAATGCCACCCGTGATGATATTAAAGTCATCGTCGACAAAGCATTTGTTTTGATTGATGAAATACTGGCCCAACGCAACGAAGAATTTAAAGGCGTAATGGAACCCATTTTTGTAAAAAGCCAGTTAAGCCCCACACAGGTTGCCGGACTCATCAACATGTTCAGCCACGATAAATTTTCGGAAGCAAAGAATCCCGAAAGTGATATTTACGGACGTGTGTACGAATACTATATCGGCAAGTTTGCTATGGCCGAAGGCAGTGGTGCAGGGCAGTTCTTTACACCCGGTTCGGTAGTGCGGTTACTGGTGGAAATGATTGAACCCATGAAAGGCCGCATTATGGATCTGGCCTGTGGCAGCGGTGGTATGTTTGTACAAAGCTTAAAATTTGTAACTGCACATGGCGGCAGCAGCAACGATATTTCTATTTACGGACAGGAACGTTACGAAGGCACGTTGCGTTTATGCAAAATGAACCTGCTCTTGCGTAATCTTTCTTTTGATGTAAAACTGGGCGACTCTTTATTGAACGATCGCTTTCCGCAACTGAAAGCCGATTATGCATTGATGAATCCGCCCTTTAACATCAGCAAGTGGCACCCCGAAGATTTGTCAGAGAACGATCCCCGTTTGTTTGGCGCAAAAGAACAGTTTACCACCGATGGTAATGCCAACTACATGTGGTTTCAAACACTGTGGCATCATTTAAGTGAAAAAGGAACGGCTGCTGTGGTAATGGCCAACGGTGCTATGACAACAGGAAACCAAGGTGAAAAAAATGTACGGGAACACATGATTGAAAAGGGCATGGTGGATTGTATTGTGCAAATGCCTGATAAATTGTTTTTAACCACGGGCATCCCCGCCTGTATTTTCATTCTCAGTAAAAACAGGGATGGAAAAGATGGCCTGCACCGTGAACGTAAAAACGAAATACTGTTTATTGATGCACGTAAACTCGGCCACATGGTCAACCGACGCCTGCGTGTATTTGAAGATGCTGATGTTAACAAGATTGCCGATACCTATCACCGTTGGCGCAACGTCCCCTCCCAAACGTCATTGCGAGGCACGAAGCAATCTCCCCCCTACGAAGACGTAGAAGGCTTCTCCAAATCCGCCACCCTCGCCGAAGTAAAAGCCAACGGCTACATCCTTTCCCCCGGCCGCTATGTAGGCACCGAAGCCGAAGAAGACGATGGTATTTCCTTTGAAGAAAAAATGAACCACTTAACCCAGCAGTTGAAACAACAATTTGCTGAAAGCGATAAATTGGAACAACAGATAAAAGAGAATTTGAAAAGTATTGGGTTTGAAATAAACTAA
- a CDS encoding response regulator transcription factor, which yields MKLTIGLVDDHQLFLKSLQLMLESFKVYEVVVEALNGEDLKSKLKSSGVIPDLMLVDVNMPVMDGIATCTWLSKEYPAMKLIALSMNDTDSAIIDMIKAGCCAYLLKDTHPNDLEKALQEVVAKGYYNADASNINFRRLLLKSNEAPTIVLTEKEKQFLNYACSELTYKQVAAKMNMSERTIDGYRESLFQKFHVQSRVGLCLEALRKGFAKL from the coding sequence ATGAAGCTCACAATTGGTTTAGTAGATGATCATCAATTGTTTTTGAAATCACTCCAATTGATGTTGGAGAGTTTTAAAGTATATGAAGTAGTAGTAGAAGCGCTTAATGGCGAAGACTTAAAAAGTAAATTGAAAAGCAGTGGTGTAATACCTGATTTGATGTTGGTGGATGTGAATATGCCGGTAATGGACGGCATTGCCACCTGCACATGGTTGAGTAAAGAGTACCCTGCCATGAAATTAATTGCATTGTCAATGAACGATACTGATAGCGCCATCATTGATATGATAAAGGCAGGATGCTGCGCCTACCTGTTAAAAGATACACATCCAAACGATTTAGAAAAAGCATTGCAGGAAGTAGTGGCAAAAGGTTATTACAATGCCGATGCCAGTAATATCAACTTTCGCCGGCTTTTATTGAAATCGAATGAGGCGCCCACGATCGTGTTAACGGAAAAGGAAAAACAGTTTTTGAATTATGCCTGCAGCGAACTTACTTACAAGCAGGTAGCTGCCAAAATGAATATGAGCGAACGTACGATTGATGGTTACAGGGAATCGTTGTTTCAAAAATTTCATGTACAAAGCAGGGTAGGGCTTTGTCTGGAAGCACTGCGGAAGGGGTTTGCGAAATTGTGA
- a CDS encoding sensor histidine kinase, protein MEEKAVAIVLMSSVFAMVALFVINYFIYFKRKKETMTEEHLKMKEEFQTQLLQSRIEVQEETFQQIGKELHDNVGQLLSTSRMLIGLTERELQNPPDTLLTANATLGQAINEIRSLAKSLDKEWLERFSFSENIQTMIERINAGRTIAVDYLQSVELPLRNDEQIILFRIVQEAIQNAVKHASPVHMRIAVEAEENNLRITVSDDGRGFDISAVTKSMGIANMQQRVQLLRGSIQFNSIPAGGTTVVIRLPVKTNKV, encoded by the coding sequence ATGGAAGAAAAAGCAGTTGCGATCGTCTTAATGTCCTCCGTTTTTGCAATGGTTGCATTGTTTGTGATCAATTATTTTATTTATTTCAAACGAAAAAAGGAAACGATGACCGAAGAACACCTCAAAATGAAAGAAGAATTTCAAACACAACTCCTGCAATCACGTATTGAAGTGCAGGAAGAAACCTTTCAGCAAATCGGAAAGGAACTGCACGATAATGTAGGACAATTGTTAAGCACATCCCGCATGCTGATCGGATTAACCGAACGTGAATTGCAAAACCCACCCGATACATTGCTAACGGCAAATGCAACACTGGGGCAGGCGATCAATGAGATCCGTTCGCTGGCAAAATCATTGGACAAAGAATGGCTGGAGCGTTTCAGCTTTTCAGAAAATATCCAAACCATGATCGAACGCATCAATGCCGGCAGAACCATTGCAGTAGATTATCTGCAATCGGTTGAACTGCCACTGCGAAACGATGAGCAGATCATCCTGTTCCGTATTGTACAGGAAGCAATCCAGAATGCAGTAAAGCACGCTTCACCTGTACACATGCGTATTGCTGTTGAAGCGGAAGAAAATAATCTACGCATTACCGTTAGTGACGATGGAAGAGGTTTTGACATAAGTGCTGTTACAAAAAGTATGGGAATTGCCAACATGCAGCAACGGGTGCAACTGCTGCGTGGAAGCATTCAATTTAATTCAATTCCGGCAGGAGGCACAACTGTTGTGATCCGCTTACCCGTAAAAACAAACAAAGTATGA
- a CDS encoding restriction endonuclease subunit S, whose amino-acid sequence MTTRAKYKLGELYDVSSGLSKPREEFGFGHPFVTFRDVFYNYFLPDQLSELANTTEKEIKSCSVKKGDIFLTRTSETMHELGMSSVALKDYPNATFNGFTKRLRLKEDVDVEIDPVYIGYYFRTNEIRNQVDMHATMTTRASLNSTAINSIEISIPDIKYQIPIGKILKQLDDKIELNRRTNHTLEQMAQTLFKKYFVTDIDPDNLPEGWSYQKVNDLFDITIGRTPPRNQQQWFTEKPADVKWISIKDMGISGIYISKTSEYLTKEAVKKFNIPVIPTNTAILSFKLTVGRVAITTEDMLSNEAIAHFIPKKSTKLSTEYTYLFLKNFDYSSLGNTSSIATAVNSQTVKSIDFLVPKESVTDEFYRDVKTIFEKIKLNQNEISTLIKLRDILLPKLMNGELTVN is encoded by the coding sequence ATGACAACAAGGGCAAAATACAAACTCGGCGAACTTTACGACGTATCTTCTGGCTTATCAAAACCAAGAGAAGAATTTGGCTTTGGGCATCCATTTGTAACATTCAGGGATGTGTTCTATAATTACTTTCTTCCGGATCAACTGAGTGAATTAGCGAATACTACTGAAAAGGAAATCAAAAGTTGTTCAGTTAAGAAAGGAGATATTTTTCTTACAAGAACAAGTGAAACAATGCATGAGTTAGGCATGAGTTCTGTTGCATTGAAAGATTATCCAAACGCAACGTTCAACGGTTTTACAAAGCGATTAAGATTAAAAGAAGATGTTGATGTAGAGATAGACCCGGTTTACATCGGTTACTATTTCCGTACAAACGAAATCAGGAACCAGGTTGATATGCATGCTACAATGACTACAAGGGCAAGTCTTAACAGTACTGCAATTAACTCAATAGAAATATCAATCCCTGATATAAAATATCAAATACCTATTGGTAAAATTCTAAAGCAACTCGACGACAAAATAGAACTCAACCGCCGAACCAACCACACACTGGAGCAAATGGCACAAACACTTTTCAAAAAATACTTTGTAACAGATATTGATCCCGATAACTTGCCGGAGGGTTGGAGCTATCAAAAAGTAAACGATCTTTTTGATATTACTATTGGCCGAACACCTCCACGAAATCAACAGCAATGGTTTACAGAAAAACCTGCTGATGTAAAATGGATTTCAATTAAGGATATGGGCATTTCTGGAATTTACATATCAAAGACATCAGAATATCTAACAAAGGAAGCAGTAAAAAAATTTAATATTCCTGTTATTCCAACGAATACAGCAATATTAAGTTTCAAACTTACTGTTGGCAGAGTGGCTATTACCACAGAGGATATGCTATCAAATGAAGCTATTGCTCATTTTATACCTAAGAAATCAACCAAACTATCCACGGAGTATACTTATCTATTCCTAAAGAACTTTGACTATAGCTCTTTGGGAAATACTTCATCAATAGCAACTGCAGTTAATTCGCAAACTGTTAAATCAATTGATTTCTTAGTTCCAAAAGAAAGTGTAACAGACGAATTTTACAGAGACGTAAAAACAATATTTGAAAAGATAAAACTTAACCAAAACGAAATTTCAACCTTAATAAAACTAAGAGATATCCTTCTCCCCAAACTCATGAATGGAGAACTTACCGTAAATTAG
- a CDS encoding Kelch repeat-containing protein, whose amino-acid sequence MKTYFLFTVLLIFLSLFSCSKNDNPSATIEVVRTIPTTARVNSTVKVIGKGFKNLLVADSSAQFKLFIADVRCDVAVINDTLLEVFVPANAKSGTVCVEWKSKRYCAASPFTISPANGIQNTFQRLPDYPGKKNRPSTMFSINGFVYIGFDDFWKFDAEQHTWQRVADMPEWASRTTSFVINGRAYVFGGLTASAGNGANSLYCYDPQTNTWTKKASMPAAGRMDALSFVHNNKAYVLGCYEVYNNPVSQQCWTYDPQTDVWTRLADLPASVEVEGHAYRIGNMFYAPTSSYGTIEFNPAANVWRVLQSGPQTRFAALHSSYRWDNMMYLIQANQVYRVNRRFDGEVMTTSYQYPITPGDKKFMLYTSAGEELFFLHINNLTYANEFWEYLPE is encoded by the coding sequence ATGAAAACGTATTTTTTATTTACGGTTCTGCTGATTTTTTTGTCGCTTTTTTCCTGTAGCAAAAATGACAATCCTTCTGCAACAATTGAGGTAGTTCGTACCATACCAACAACAGCAAGGGTAAACAGCACTGTAAAAGTGATTGGCAAAGGGTTTAAAAATCTGCTTGTTGCTGATAGCAGTGCTCAATTCAAATTATTTATTGCGGATGTACGTTGCGATGTTGCTGTGATCAATGATACATTACTGGAAGTATTTGTACCGGCTAATGCCAAAAGCGGAACGGTGTGCGTTGAATGGAAATCAAAAAGATACTGTGCAGCATCTCCATTTACAATTTCGCCGGCCAATGGTATTCAAAATACATTTCAACGCTTGCCCGATTATCCGGGAAAGAAAAACCGTCCAAGCACCATGTTTTCAATCAATGGTTTTGTGTACATCGGCTTTGATGACTTCTGGAAGTTTGATGCAGAACAACATACCTGGCAACGGGTGGCGGATATGCCGGAATGGGCCAGCCGTACCACTTCATTTGTTATTAATGGCAGAGCCTATGTATTTGGCGGATTAACCGCAAGTGCAGGCAACGGAGCCAACAGTTTGTATTGTTATGATCCGCAAACAAATACCTGGACCAAAAAAGCATCCATGCCTGCAGCAGGTCGTATGGATGCACTCTCGTTTGTACATAACAACAAAGCGTATGTGCTGGGATGTTATGAAGTATACAACAATCCCGTGAGTCAACAATGCTGGACCTACGATCCTCAAACAGATGTATGGACACGACTTGCAGATTTACCTGCTTCAGTAGAAGTGGAAGGACATGCGTACCGGATTGGCAACATGTTTTATGCACCTACTTCCAGTTACGGAACAATTGAATTTAATCCCGCTGCGAATGTTTGGCGTGTGTTGCAAAGCGGGCCGCAGACAAGATTTGCGGCGCTTCATTCATCGTATCGTTGGGATAATATGATGTATCTGATTCAGGCAAATCAGGTATACCGTGTAAATCGCAGATTTGATGGTGAAGTAATGACAACTTCTTACCAATATCCAATTACTCCGGGCGATAAAAAGTTTATGCTGTACACCAGTGCAGGCGAAGAGTTGTTTTTTCTGCATATCAATAATCTTACCTATGCCAATGAATTTTGGGAATATCTGCCGGAATAA
- a CDS encoding response regulator, with product MLHEVEILLVEDNMSDAELTIRALNKAKIANNILHLKDGAEALDYLFGKGAYAERDLTKVPKVILLDIKMPKVNGIEVLRQLKASEHTKVIPVVIMTSSAEEKDIISSYQLGVNSYVVKPVGFEDFAKAVGELGLYWMLLNKSINNL from the coding sequence ATGTTACATGAAGTAGAAATATTACTGGTAGAGGATAATATGTCAGACGCAGAATTAACGATCCGGGCTCTCAATAAAGCAAAGATCGCCAACAATATTCTGCATTTGAAAGATGGAGCGGAGGCACTTGATTATTTATTTGGCAAAGGTGCCTATGCCGAAAGGGATCTTACAAAAGTTCCGAAGGTGATTTTGCTGGATATAAAAATGCCAAAGGTGAATGGTATCGAGGTGTTACGTCAACTAAAAGCAAGCGAACACACGAAAGTGATTCCCGTTGTAATTATGACCTCTTCTGCCGAAGAGAAAGATATTATTTCCAGTTATCAGCTTGGTGTAAACAGCTATGTTGTAAAGCCGGTTGGGTTTGAAGATTTTGCCAAAGCTGTGGGCGAGCTGGGTTTGTACTGGATGTTACTGAATAAGTCGATCAACAATCTGTAG